The Pelagibacterium halotolerans B2 nucleotide sequence AAAAGCTTGAGTTCTCGATGATCTCCCACGGCTCGGCGCGCTTCGATCCGGCTGAACTGGAAACCCTCAATGCCCGCATCGTCCACGCCATGGATTTTACGGCAGTGCGGGAGCGGGTGGGTGACATCGGGGGCATGACGGAAACGGCATGGCTCGCCCTGCGCGACAATATTTCCCGGCTTTCACAGCTCGTCCCGCTCTACCAAGACGTGGTTGTCAACGCCAAACCGGTCGTTGCGGAAGAAGACAGGGACTTCATCGCCTTGGCCCGGCAAACCTTGCCCGAAGAGCCGTGGGACGAAACGACATGGGGTCAGTGGACCGGCGTGCTCAAGGAAAAGTCGGGCCGCAAGGGCAAGGCGCTTTTCCTGCCGCTGCGACTTGCGCTGACCGGCAGGCACGAGGGGCCGGAACTCAAGGCGCTTCTTCCGGTTCTGGGACGTAAGGTGTCTCTGGCCCGACTATCCTGACGTCCTTGTTTCCGAACGCAACGACCCGCATGTCGGGTCCCTCCAGGTCGGGTTGCTGTACCTGGGGATCGGCAGTGCCATCTGCGCGGGGCCGCGGCCGCGGCAGGGGCACATAGATGAGATCGGCCACTACGGCTTCGGCCTGTCGTGTTCCACGCGGATCGGGCTGGGGCAGGGGAAACTCCAGGTCACCGAAATCGATGATCGCACGCGACTGCCCGCCTTGTCCGTTAACCGCAATCGTTCCCACAGTCTCGCGGGTCTGGCACGAACAATTCGTGTCTATCTCCTCACGGAAGCGGAACGCGTACGGCATCGAGCGATAGGGCGTGCCTGATAGCGAAATCATGTCTTCGGGTTCTTCGCCCGGATTGCGGTATGAAAACATAGCAACCTCGGTTCCCGGACACATTTCGTGGCAGCGAATGGCGTCCTGCGCGACATAGTCGTCGGTCGTGGAAAAGCTGATTGGCCAATAAAACCCGTCGCAGGTGCGCACGCAGACCGTGCGGCGGGTCTGCTGCGTGCTCCAGGGATTGAAGGCGCCGTCGACATAGTCATAGCCACCGCCGAAGATGTCGTTGAGCAGGCCGCCTCGTGTTCCCTCATTGCCGAAAGTGACACCGGATTGGCCCGTGTCACATCCATAGCGTTGGTAATCTGCCATGACCCGCTGATAGTTCTGGGCCATCGTCTGCCCTTCCTGGGCCATCGAGGTCAGTTGTTCGACCTGGCTGCGCCCAAGAGTAATCGACTGGGCAATCGATTGGCACTGACCGGAAAGCGCCTGGCCGGCATTGAGAACCTGCTGGCAACCCGATGCGACCCACTGGTTTTCGGCCTGACGAACCTCGACCTGCCGATTCTGAAGTTCCCGGGCAATGCCGTTGAAGCTTTGAAACATCTGGTTGCGCTCGATGCCCCGCAGAATGGCGGTGATCTGTCCGCAGTTCTGATTCTGCGCCATCGCCGCCGACATATCGGCAATCATGAAGGCAAGAGATGCCAGAAGGGCGATCAGCAGGCGCGCCGACCCGGCAAAAGTACAACGAACTGAAATCATACCATCCATGGGATGCCCGCCGCGACCAGTGCGATCCGCTTATCAGGCTTTTGTCTCAACGCAAGGCTTTAACTGTGCCAAGGTATGGGCCATCTTAGCGGCCAATGCCAATCACTTCCGGTCTTATCCACTCATGAAACTCGCCACGCTGCGTAACGGCCGTCCCGACGGACATCTGGTCATCGTCTCGAAAGACCTTACCCGTTTCGCCTCGGCGGGGCGCATAGCATCCAATCTGCAGGCTGCGCTCGACGATTGGGAGCGCTGTGCGCCCATTCTGCGAGCCGTCAGCGACCAGCTCAACAATGGCGAGATCGCCGGCATGCCGCTCGATCCGCGTGAAGCGCTGGCGCCGTTGCCGCGCGCTTATCAGTGGATCGATGGCTCGGGCTATATGGTGCATCTCGACAGGGTGCGCTCACTTAAGGGCAGCCGCGACGAGGAACTTCAGGATGAACGCCCCCTGATGTATCAGGGCGGTTCCGACAGTTTCGTTGCACCAATGGCGCCCATTGTCGTGCCCGAAGACGGCCTTGCCGTCGATTTCGAAGCGGAAGTGGTCGTGGTGACCGGCCATGTGCCGATGCGCCCGAACCGGGAGCAGGCGAGCGCCGCCATTCGTCTTATCGGGATCTGCAACGACGTTTCCCTGCGCCGGCTGGTGCTCAATGACCTCCAGAACGGGTTCGGCTTTTTTCACGCCAAGCCTGCCACCAGCTTCGCGCCGATCTTTGTGACCCCGGACGAACTGGGTGAAAACTGGAAGGATAACCGGCTGCATCTCAAGG carries:
- a CDS encoding DUF2865 domain-containing protein, which encodes MDGMISVRCTFAGSARLLIALLASLAFMIADMSAAMAQNQNCGQITAILRGIERNQMFQSFNGIARELQNRQVEVRQAENQWVASGCQQVLNAGQALSGQCQSIAQSITLGRSQVEQLTSMAQEGQTMAQNYQRVMADYQRYGCDTGQSGVTFGNEGTRGGLLNDIFGGGYDYVDGAFNPWSTQQTRRTVCVRTCDGFYWPISFSTTDDYVAQDAIRCHEMCPGTEVAMFSYRNPGEEPEDMISLSGTPYRSMPYAFRFREEIDTNCSCQTRETVGTIAVNGQGGQSRAIIDFGDLEFPLPQPDPRGTRQAEAVVADLIYVPLPRPRPRADGTADPQVQQPDLEGPDMRVVAFGNKDVRIVGPETPYVPEPEEAP
- a CDS encoding fumarylacetoacetate hydrolase family protein, which translates into the protein MKLATLRNGRPDGHLVIVSKDLTRFASAGRIASNLQAALDDWERCAPILRAVSDQLNNGEIAGMPLDPREALAPLPRAYQWIDGSGYMVHLDRVRSLKGSRDEELQDERPLMYQGGSDSFVAPMAPIVVPEDGLAVDFEAEVVVVTGHVPMRPNREQASAAIRLIGICNDVSLRRLVLNDLQNGFGFFHAKPATSFAPIFVTPDELGENWKDNRLHLKVRVHVNNSLYGQPNAGKDMRFDFADLIVAAAQTRELGVGTIIGSGTVANAHDEILPLKHDGVGFGCIAEARTAEKSKIGKARTPFLALGDIVRINAVDDDNRSVFGSIEQAVKLLAPGG